From a single Kitasatospora azatica KCTC 9699 genomic region:
- a CDS encoding sacsin N-terminal ATP-binding-like domain-containing protein, translating to MEPRIIGGGSDEQGDRFETAELRRRVLDAWGASPARFREDANAEEELALGGYRDRLIVELAQNAADAAARAGHGPGRLRLTLRDGVLAAANTGAPLDAAAVESLATLRASSKRADAGPTVGRFGVGFAAVLAVSDEPAIVGHAGGVRWSLAEARELTSRQAAERSQLADELVRREGHVPLLRLPFPAEGEPPAGYDTVVLLPLRDGAAQDLTRRLLEGIDDALLLTLPGLAELVVETPDGRVRTLTRSAVERTEDGLGEVLLTDRDADRDSQSRWQTVTATGALAPELLTDRPVEERARPYWTVTWAVPVSATGTPEPVPVAPVLHAPTPSEEPLGVPALLIASYPLDSTRRHIAPGPLTDYLTERAAEAYTDLLRARGADLGSLALVPAPLGQGALDNALRGAILSRLPGTAFLPHPAPVEEGTPALRPKDATLVEGANREVVEALAPIFPGLLPAGLERRAELRALQVRRLPLAEVVDQLGGLEREPAWWRSLYGALAGADPEALGALPVPLATGRVVTGPRRVLLPSDDADWAGFPGYPEALAEALDLLDLRLAHPEAAHPLLAKLGATVATPAGVLQTPELRAAVARSLDVGDEDFDAAADLADAVLGLVKAAEAKAGDHPWLARLALPDDEGELSRAGELILPDSPFAQLARPEDAPYVDEDLLERWGPEVLAAAGVLSDFVLVRAEDAVLDPDDLERLDPTAPADRAVGGSPTGLLDEAPDGLADWCEEALEALHADDADDLGVPPVAAELLVVRDLDLVDDQAWPEALARLARPPYRDAVVTPVRALLPDGSYTDLPPYTAWWLRDHPVLDGREPAGLRAAGADPLLRGLYDEARTTLDPEFLHALGVRTTLAALLAEPHGSEELLDRLTDPVSEVTHRQLHGIYTALAQVDAEPIDVVRAVPPLDEETGRRPGHTVVVDATEAVVADAPDLVQLLHPYPLVPVAPALAPALAERLHVSLASEIAGGRVLSEGALHRVPPFVRELLPGCPAAYEEHEELLVVGPDGEEAAVDWRWDTSAPTPELPYDPDAADEADEDDEFEVPPVPGLLHAATPEGLAAGLAWSVGQWHRRFEVLAALAEPDRAYELSAARDFEG from the coding sequence GTGGAGCCTCGCATCATCGGTGGCGGCAGTGACGAGCAGGGAGACCGGTTCGAGACGGCCGAGCTGCGCCGCCGTGTGCTGGACGCCTGGGGGGCCTCGCCGGCCCGGTTCCGGGAGGACGCCAACGCCGAAGAGGAGTTGGCGCTCGGCGGCTACCGCGACCGTCTGATCGTCGAGCTGGCGCAGAACGCCGCCGACGCCGCCGCCCGAGCCGGACACGGCCCGGGGCGGCTGCGGCTGACCCTGCGGGACGGTGTGCTGGCCGCCGCCAACACCGGTGCGCCGCTGGACGCTGCCGCCGTGGAGTCGCTGGCCACCCTGCGGGCCTCCTCCAAGCGGGCCGACGCCGGCCCGACGGTGGGCCGGTTCGGGGTCGGCTTCGCCGCCGTGCTGGCCGTCAGCGACGAGCCGGCCATCGTCGGCCACGCCGGCGGGGTGCGCTGGTCGCTCGCCGAGGCACGTGAGCTGACCAGTCGCCAGGCGGCCGAACGGTCGCAGTTGGCCGATGAGTTGGTCCGCCGCGAGGGCCATGTGCCGCTGCTCCGGCTGCCCTTCCCGGCCGAGGGCGAGCCGCCCGCCGGATACGACACCGTGGTGCTGCTGCCGCTGCGCGACGGCGCCGCCCAGGACCTCACCCGGCGCCTGCTCGAGGGCATCGACGACGCCCTGCTGCTCACCCTGCCCGGCCTGGCCGAGCTGGTGGTGGAGACCCCGGACGGTCGGGTCCGCACGCTCACCCGCTCCGCCGTCGAGCGCACCGAGGACGGCCTCGGCGAGGTGCTGCTCACCGACCGGGACGCCGACCGCGACTCGCAGTCCCGCTGGCAGACCGTCACCGCCACCGGCGCGCTCGCTCCCGAGCTGCTGACGGACCGTCCGGTGGAGGAGCGGGCCCGCCCCTACTGGACGGTGACCTGGGCCGTCCCGGTCTCCGCCACCGGCACGCCCGAGCCCGTCCCGGTCGCCCCGGTGCTGCACGCGCCCACCCCGAGCGAGGAGCCGCTCGGCGTCCCGGCCCTGCTGATCGCCTCCTACCCGCTGGACTCCACCCGCCGCCACATCGCGCCGGGCCCGCTCACCGACTACCTGACCGAGCGGGCCGCCGAGGCCTACACCGACCTGCTGCGGGCCCGCGGCGCCGACCTCGGCTCGCTGGCCCTGGTGCCCGCGCCGCTCGGCCAGGGCGCGCTGGACAACGCGCTGCGCGGCGCGATCCTGTCCCGGCTGCCCGGCACCGCCTTCCTGCCGCACCCGGCCCCCGTCGAGGAGGGCACGCCCGCGCTGCGCCCGAAGGACGCCACCCTGGTGGAGGGCGCCAACCGCGAGGTGGTCGAGGCACTGGCGCCGATCTTCCCCGGCCTGCTGCCGGCCGGTCTGGAGCGCCGGGCCGAGCTGCGCGCGCTGCAGGTGCGCCGGCTGCCGCTGGCCGAGGTGGTGGACCAACTCGGCGGCCTGGAGCGGGAACCGGCCTGGTGGCGCAGCCTGTACGGGGCGCTGGCCGGGGCCGACCCGGAGGCGCTCGGCGCGCTGCCGGTGCCGCTGGCCACCGGGCGGGTGGTGACCGGCCCGCGCCGGGTGCTGCTGCCCTCCGACGACGCCGACTGGGCGGGTTTCCCGGGCTACCCCGAGGCGCTGGCCGAGGCGCTGGACCTGCTCGATCTGCGGCTGGCCCACCCGGAGGCCGCGCACCCGCTGCTGGCCAAGCTGGGCGCCACCGTCGCCACCCCCGCCGGCGTCCTGCAGACCCCCGAGCTGCGCGCCGCGGTGGCCCGTTCGCTGGATGTCGGTGACGAGGACTTCGACGCCGCCGCCGACCTGGCCGACGCCGTGCTCGGCCTGGTCAAGGCCGCCGAGGCGAAGGCCGGCGACCACCCGTGGCTGGCCCGGCTGGCGCTGCCGGACGACGAGGGCGAGCTCAGCCGGGCCGGTGAACTGATCCTGCCCGACAGCCCGTTCGCGCAGCTGGCCCGTCCGGAGGACGCGCCCTATGTGGACGAGGACCTGTTGGAGCGCTGGGGTCCGGAGGTGCTGGCCGCGGCCGGGGTGCTGAGCGACTTCGTGCTGGTCCGGGCCGAGGACGCGGTGCTCGACCCCGACGACCTGGAGCGGCTGGACCCGACCGCACCCGCCGACCGCGCCGTCGGCGGTTCCCCGACCGGCCTGCTGGACGAGGCCCCCGACGGGCTGGCCGACTGGTGCGAGGAGGCGCTCGAGGCCCTGCACGCCGACGACGCCGACGACCTGGGTGTGCCGCCGGTGGCCGCCGAGCTGCTGGTGGTGCGCGACCTGGACCTGGTGGACGACCAGGCCTGGCCCGAGGCGCTGGCCCGGCTGGCCCGGCCGCCGTACCGGGACGCCGTGGTCACCCCGGTCCGCGCGCTGCTGCCGGACGGCAGCTACACCGACCTGCCGCCGTACACCGCCTGGTGGCTGCGCGACCACCCGGTGCTGGACGGCCGGGAGCCGGCCGGTCTGCGCGCGGCCGGCGCCGACCCGCTGCTGCGCGGCCTCTACGACGAGGCCCGCACCACGCTGGACCCGGAGTTCCTGCACGCCCTCGGGGTGCGCACCACGCTCGCCGCGCTGCTCGCCGAACCGCACGGCTCGGAGGAGCTGCTGGACCGGCTCACCGACCCGGTCAGCGAGGTGACGCACCGCCAACTCCACGGCATCTACACGGCGCTGGCCCAGGTGGACGCCGAGCCCATCGACGTGGTGCGGGCGGTGCCGCCGCTGGACGAGGAGACCGGACGCCGTCCCGGGCACACCGTGGTGGTGGACGCCACCGAGGCGGTGGTCGCCGACGCCCCCGACCTGGTGCAGCTGCTGCACCCGTACCCGCTGGTCCCGGTGGCCCCCGCGCTGGCGCCGGCGCTGGCCGAGCGGCTGCACGTCTCACTGGCCAGCGAGATCGCCGGCGGCCGGGTGCTCTCCGAGGGCGCGCTGCACCGGGTGCCGCCGTTCGTCCGCGAGCTGCTGCCCGGCTGCCCCGCCGCCTACGAGGAGCACGAGGAGCTGCTGGTGGTCGGCCCGGACGGCGAGGAGGCCGCGGTGGACTGGCGCTGGGACACCTCGGCGCCGACCCCCGAGCTGCCCTACGACCCGGACGCGGCCGACGAGGCGGACGAGGACGACGAGTTCGAGGTGCCGCCGGTGCCGGGCCTGCTGCACGCCGCGACTCCGGAGGGCCTGGCGGCCGGCCTGGCCTGGTCGGTGGGTCAGTGGCACCGGCGCTTCGAGGTGCTGGCCGCGCTCGCCGAGCCGGACCGGGCCTACGAGCTCTCGGCGGCCCGCGACTTCGAGGGCTGA
- a CDS encoding cation-translocating P-type ATPase → MTHPSDQTAPGAHACGLAPVRRGGLTGAEVAERVAKGQVNDVPVRSSRSVKEIVRANVFTRFNAIIGVLFAVILVVGPIQDGLFGLVIVANTAIGIIQEVRAKRTLDSLALIGEARPEVRREGQAVEVSVAEIVLDDTVLLGTGDKVIVDGEVTEADGLEIDESLLTGEPDSVLKQPGDQVMSGSFVVAGAGAFTATKVGREAYAAQLAEEASRFTLVKSELRTGIDTILRFITYLLIPTAIGLVISQWTVEHNDWREAVRRTVAGIVPMVPEGLVLLTSVAFAIGVIRLGRKQCLVQELPAIEGLARVDTVCLDKTGTLTEGGMDVLELRTLAVPETDGVPDGEAVLKQALAVLAGADARPNPSMQAVLDAYGDGGPDRDRWRMLEAMPFSSARKWSGVQLLEPGGAEASWLLGAPDVLLPAEHPALAEVDELGSQGLRVLLLGRTPVPLDAPDPAKDLEPRGLVVLKQRVRSDAATTLRYFADQRVEAKVISGDSAVSVGAVAGSLDLPGAEHPLDARTLPAEPEALADAAERTTVFGRVTPQQKRELVGALQSRGHTVAMTGDGVNDVLALKDADIGVAMGSGSEATRAVAQIVLLNDSFATLPSVVAEGRRVIGNIERVASLFLVKTVYSVLLALLVVFTQVPYPFLPRHSTLLSSLTIGIPAFFLALAPNTERARPGFVRRVLRLAVPGGVIAGTATFVAYALARANHATDLKADTSVATLTLFLVAMWVLAIVARPYSWWRVLLIAGMCGAFALVMIVPSLSNFFQLKLAGIRDPWTGVAIALVAGLVLEVVWYFVKRSDTPGANEPRRPSTPGQPSTPGQPSTPGQPSKSRAAESS, encoded by the coding sequence ATGACGCACCCCTCGGACCAGACCGCGCCCGGTGCCCACGCCTGTGGCCTCGCGCCCGTCCGCCGCGGCGGGCTGACCGGCGCCGAGGTGGCCGAGCGGGTGGCGAAGGGTCAGGTCAACGACGTACCGGTGCGTTCCAGCCGCTCGGTCAAGGAGATCGTCCGAGCCAACGTCTTCACCCGGTTCAACGCGATCATCGGTGTGCTGTTCGCCGTGATCCTGGTGGTCGGCCCGATCCAGGACGGACTGTTCGGCCTGGTGATCGTGGCCAACACCGCGATCGGCATCATCCAGGAGGTGCGCGCCAAGCGGACCCTGGACAGCCTGGCGCTGATCGGCGAGGCCCGCCCGGAGGTGCGCCGCGAGGGGCAGGCGGTCGAGGTCTCGGTCGCCGAGATCGTGCTGGACGACACCGTGCTGCTCGGCACCGGCGACAAGGTGATCGTGGACGGCGAGGTCACCGAGGCGGACGGCCTGGAGATCGACGAGTCGCTGCTCACCGGCGAACCCGACTCGGTGCTCAAGCAGCCTGGCGACCAGGTGATGTCCGGCAGCTTCGTGGTCGCGGGGGCCGGCGCGTTCACCGCCACCAAGGTCGGCCGCGAGGCCTACGCCGCCCAGCTGGCCGAGGAGGCCAGCCGGTTCACCCTGGTCAAGTCCGAGCTGCGGACCGGCATCGACACCATCCTGCGGTTCATCACCTACCTGCTGATCCCGACCGCGATCGGCCTGGTGATCAGTCAGTGGACGGTCGAGCACAACGACTGGCGCGAGGCGGTGCGCCGCACGGTGGCCGGCATCGTGCCGATGGTGCCCGAGGGCCTGGTGCTGCTCACCTCGGTGGCCTTCGCGATCGGCGTGATCCGGCTGGGCCGCAAGCAGTGCCTGGTGCAGGAGCTGCCGGCGATCGAGGGGCTGGCCCGGGTGGACACGGTCTGCCTGGACAAGACCGGCACCCTCACCGAGGGCGGCATGGACGTGCTGGAACTGCGCACGCTGGCCGTCCCGGAGACCGACGGGGTGCCGGACGGCGAGGCGGTGCTCAAGCAGGCGCTCGCCGTGCTCGCCGGTGCGGACGCCCGGCCGAACCCCAGCATGCAGGCGGTGCTGGACGCCTACGGCGACGGCGGCCCGGACCGGGACCGCTGGCGGATGCTGGAGGCGATGCCGTTCTCCTCGGCCCGCAAGTGGAGCGGGGTGCAGCTGCTGGAGCCGGGCGGCGCCGAGGCCAGCTGGCTGCTCGGCGCCCCTGACGTGCTGCTGCCCGCAGAGCACCCGGCCCTGGCCGAGGTGGACGAGCTCGGCTCCCAGGGCCTGCGGGTGCTGCTGCTCGGCCGCACCCCGGTCCCGCTGGACGCCCCCGACCCGGCCAAGGACCTGGAGCCGCGCGGCCTGGTGGTGCTCAAGCAGCGGGTCCGCTCGGACGCCGCGACCACCCTGCGCTACTTCGCGGACCAGCGGGTCGAGGCCAAGGTGATCTCCGGCGACAGCGCGGTCTCGGTCGGCGCGGTGGCCGGCAGCCTGGACCTGCCCGGCGCGGAGCACCCGCTGGACGCCCGCACCCTGCCCGCCGAGCCCGAGGCGCTGGCCGACGCCGCCGAGCGCACCACGGTCTTCGGCCGGGTGACACCGCAGCAGAAGCGCGAGCTGGTCGGCGCGCTGCAGTCGCGCGGGCACACGGTGGCGATGACCGGCGACGGGGTCAACGACGTGCTGGCGCTCAAGGACGCCGACATCGGCGTGGCGATGGGCTCGGGCAGCGAGGCCACCCGGGCGGTGGCGCAGATCGTGCTGCTGAACGACAGCTTCGCCACGCTGCCCTCGGTGGTGGCCGAGGGCCGGCGGGTGATCGGCAACATCGAACGGGTGGCCAGCCTGTTCCTGGTGAAGACGGTCTACTCGGTGCTGCTGGCGCTGCTGGTGGTCTTCACCCAGGTGCCGTACCCGTTCCTGCCCCGGCACTCCACCCTGCTGAGCTCGCTGACCATCGGCATCCCGGCCTTCTTCCTGGCGCTGGCCCCGAACACCGAGCGGGCCCGCCCCGGCTTCGTCCGCCGGGTGCTGCGGCTCGCCGTCCCCGGCGGGGTGATCGCCGGGACGGCCACCTTCGTCGCCTACGCGCTGGCCCGGGCCAACCACGCCACCGATCTGAAGGCCGACACCAGCGTGGCCACCCTGACCCTGTTCCTGGTCGCGATGTGGGTGCTGGCGATCGTGGCGCGGCCGTACAGCTGGTGGCGGGTGCTGCTGATCGCCGGTATGTGCGGGGCGTTCGCCCTGGTGATGATCGTGCCCTCGCTGTCGAACTTCTTCCAGCTCAAGCTGGCCGGCATCCGGGACCCGTGGACCGGCGTGGCGATCGCGCTGGTGGCGGGGCTGGTGCTGGAGGTGGTCTGGTACTTCGTCAAACGCAGCGACACCCCCGGCGCGAACGAGCCCCGCCGGCCCTCGACGCCCGGTCAGCCCTCGACGCCCGGTCAGCCCTCGACGCCCGGTCAGCCCTCGAAGTCGCGGGCCGCCGAGAGCTCGTAG